The following proteins are co-located in the Candidatus Endomicrobium procryptotermitis genome:
- the miaA gene encoding tRNA (adenosine(37)-N6)-dimethylallyltransferase MiaA — MKKIIVISGATASGKTKKAVEICKKENGEIISCDSRQIYKYLDVGTNKEGVMQDNGLRRVSGIVQYLTDLIEPDKIYNAADFVKDADFAINQIIEKKKIPVIAGGTGLYIKALLYGLDEMPKADDNLRKELKLKTVDELYDQLSKLDPEAAVKNRKNPQRLLRALEVNILSGKTMSEHFKPKKPRYDFIHYNIYVENEILYERINNRCKKMIDRGMTEETQKVLDMGFDKNCPALNSIGYRHITRCLNDEISKEKALEEFSKDTRHYAKRQNTWFRSQSDMEFIKG; from the coding sequence ATGAAAAAAATAATCGTTATCTCAGGGGCAACGGCAAGTGGAAAAACTAAAAAGGCCGTTGAAATATGTAAAAAAGAAAACGGCGAAATCATTTCGTGCGATTCAAGGCAAATTTATAAATATCTTGACGTCGGCACTAATAAAGAAGGCGTCATGCAGGATAACGGGTTAAGGCGGGTATCCGGAATCGTTCAGTATTTGACTGACTTAATCGAGCCTGACAAAATTTACAACGCCGCTGATTTTGTAAAAGATGCCGATTTTGCGATAAATCAAATTATCGAAAAAAAGAAAATACCCGTAATTGCAGGTGGAACGGGTCTGTACATAAAAGCCTTGCTTTATGGACTTGATGAAATGCCTAAAGCTGATGATAATCTGAGAAAAGAATTAAAATTGAAAACCGTCGATGAATTATACGATCAGCTTTCAAAACTTGACCCAGAAGCAGCGGTAAAAAATAGAAAAAATCCGCAGAGACTTCTGAGAGCGCTTGAAGTAAACATTTTATCTGGCAAAACGATGTCGGAACATTTTAAACCTAAGAAACCAAGATATGATTTTATTCATTACAACATATACGTTGAAAATGAAATTTTATACGAAAGAATAAATAACCGCTGTAAAAAAATGATAGATAGAGGAATGACAGAAGAAACGCAAAAAGTTCTTGATATGGGTTTTGACAAAAACTGTCCTGCATTAAACTCAATAGGTTACAGACATATAACGCGCTGTTTAAATGACGAAATTTCAAAAGAAAAAGCGCTTGAAGAATTTTCAAAAGATACGAGACATTATGCAAAAAGACAAAACACTTGGTTTAGGTCACAGTCGGATATGGAATTTATAAAGGGTTAA
- a CDS encoding DUF4230 domain-containing protein yields the protein MYLKYFVILFILVLTLSTGILIGSKMFSNFKITENESSTDIRIAVKEILPAAEYTSLIYHYTSVITHSEAAKLFSVDIPLTEKKAIYTIDGTIKMGFNCENIQIEITYDNIIMRMPRIMILSHEIYPETFSLFDERSSLFNRYTLKDANAIQLANKSEMELKIRQNRGLYVQARKFAEQQFTSLLENMPGIKGKYTIVFEWNSKT from the coding sequence ATGTATTTAAAATACTTTGTCATTTTGTTTATTTTAGTTTTGACTCTTTCCACAGGAATATTGATAGGAAGTAAAATGTTTTCAAACTTCAAAATAACGGAAAATGAGTCAAGCACGGACATAAGAATAGCTGTAAAAGAAATACTGCCGGCCGCTGAATACACAAGTCTTATTTACCATTATACATCCGTAATAACTCATTCTGAAGCCGCAAAACTTTTCAGTGTTGATATTCCTTTGACAGAAAAAAAGGCCATATATACTATAGATGGAACAATAAAGATGGGGTTTAATTGTGAAAACATACAAATAGAAATCACTTATGATAATATAATCATGCGCATGCCTAGAATAATGATATTGTCACATGAAATTTATCCGGAAACTTTTAGCCTGTTTGACGAAAGGTCAAGTCTTTTTAACAGATACACTTTAAAAGACGCCAATGCAATACAACTGGCAAATAAAAGCGAGATGGAACTGAAAATACGACAAAACAGAGGCTTGTACGTACAGGCAAGAAAATTTGCAGAACAGCAATTCACATCTTTGTTGGAAAATATGCCAGGCATAAAAGGAAAATATACAATAGTGTTTGAATGGAATTCAAAGACGTAG
- the mutL gene encoding DNA mismatch repair endonuclease MutL, with protein sequence MPINILSQETINKIAAGEVVERPLNAVKELVENSLDACASSITVEILKAGKKLIRVSDNGFGMDRKDLELSILRHATSKIEDFNDLSHINSLGFRGEALASIAAVSEFEIKTRKKGESSGWKLFAEGGKNIDISPQSLAEGTITEVRNLFFNTPARQKFLKSDSTEKSRIINSLEEAALVNCDCAFKLISENKTVFSCAVTKNKIERIADIIGKGFASVLKNVKINHTKAAFDIYFTGREDSQPNKNQQYLFVNARPLNIPKFLIHSIYQAYKESIPHDKHPGILIYVMIDPSDIDVNIHPAKREIKFANEGEIYDIIFKVLKNALTSHTHPEIVINTKVEEFKIPGNKNYYDEYRKPWQKNTFITEPKTYYVRPKHNYNIENYANLYGKQQDLQEGSNDIIKVLGQVFDTYIIAQKDGGLYIFDQHAAAERIRYEIYLEQSKKNTLKLQQMLIPENLELNPSLSELLKANLSLFNDLGIVVEEFGKNAFRITAYPALLDNISIEYIIKSIIEDLEVEKNIEIEKKREKIIRSACRASIKAGDNVSDIEAKKLINDLFKCSHPFTCPHGRPTAYKISLNELEKYFNRK encoded by the coding sequence ATGCCTATAAATATATTATCACAAGAAACTATAAACAAAATTGCTGCAGGAGAAGTGGTAGAGCGGCCATTAAATGCCGTTAAAGAGCTTGTAGAAAACTCTCTTGACGCATGTGCGTCTTCAATAACGGTTGAAATACTGAAAGCGGGAAAAAAACTTATAAGAGTTTCCGACAATGGCTTCGGTATGGACAGGAAGGATTTGGAACTTTCAATACTTAGGCATGCGACAAGCAAAATAGAAGATTTTAACGATTTGTCGCATATAAATTCTCTCGGATTCAGAGGAGAAGCTCTTGCTTCGATAGCTGCCGTATCAGAATTCGAAATAAAAACGAGAAAAAAGGGAGAAAGTTCCGGATGGAAATTGTTTGCTGAAGGCGGAAAAAATATTGATATATCTCCGCAGTCGCTTGCGGAAGGAACAATAACCGAAGTGAGAAATTTGTTTTTTAATACTCCCGCAAGGCAAAAGTTTTTAAAAAGTGATTCCACGGAAAAATCCAGAATAATAAATTCCCTTGAAGAAGCGGCTCTCGTAAACTGCGATTGTGCGTTTAAACTTATTTCTGAGAATAAAACCGTCTTTTCCTGTGCTGTAACGAAAAATAAGATTGAAAGAATAGCTGACATTATCGGAAAAGGTTTTGCTTCCGTACTTAAAAATGTAAAAATAAACCACACAAAAGCCGCTTTCGACATATATTTTACTGGACGTGAAGATTCGCAGCCCAACAAAAATCAGCAATATCTTTTCGTAAACGCAAGACCGCTAAACATACCGAAATTTCTTATACATTCTATTTATCAGGCGTACAAAGAGTCTATACCTCATGACAAACATCCCGGAATTTTAATATACGTAATGATAGATCCTTCCGATATAGACGTAAATATTCATCCAGCAAAACGTGAAATAAAGTTTGCCAATGAAGGAGAAATTTACGATATAATTTTTAAAGTGCTTAAAAATGCTTTGACTTCGCATACACATCCGGAAATCGTCATAAATACAAAAGTCGAAGAATTTAAAATACCCGGAAATAAAAACTATTACGACGAATACCGTAAACCTTGGCAAAAAAACACTTTTATTACTGAACCTAAAACATATTATGTTCGGCCGAAACACAATTATAATATCGAAAATTATGCAAATCTTTATGGCAAACAGCAAGATTTGCAAGAAGGCAGCAATGATATCATAAAAGTTTTAGGGCAGGTTTTTGATACGTATATAATAGCGCAAAAAGACGGCGGCTTATATATTTTTGACCAGCATGCCGCCGCCGAACGCATAAGATATGAAATTTATCTTGAGCAGTCGAAAAAAAATACTTTGAAGCTGCAGCAAATGCTCATACCGGAAAATCTTGAGCTTAATCCGAGCCTGTCCGAACTTTTGAAAGCAAACCTTTCATTGTTTAACGACTTGGGTATAGTTGTCGAAGAGTTTGGGAAGAACGCTTTCAGAATAACTGCATATCCTGCACTGTTGGACAATATATCTATAGAATATATAATAAAATCAATCATTGAAGATTTAGAAGTTGAAAAAAATATCGAAATAGAGAAAAAAAGAGAAAAGATTATCCGTTCTGCTTGCAGGGCAAGCATAAAAGCTGGAGACAATGTCTCTGACATTGAAGCAAAAAAGCTTATTAATGATTTGTTTAAATGTAGCCATCCATTCACATGCCCGCACGGCAGACCAACGGCATATAAAATATCTTTAAACGAACTTGAAAAATATTTTAATAGAAAATGA
- the mutS gene encoding DNA mismatch repair protein MutS, translating to MTPLMQQYWSIKSEYTGIILFFRLGDFYEMFGDDAVKASPVMEVVLTQRAGMPMCGVPHHSVNTYIRKLINKGHKVAVCEQIEEAGASKGIVKRSVAKVITPGTVLEDTLLESKKNNYLMSVYFDENTFSGAFAAADISTGDFFVSECSLKTLESEISKYNPGEIVINSKNLLNPYIAQYVEKLKIPVSEVEEKYFDFPSGMQKIQKTFGPNSVKSFGLDKKEIVSACAAVLNYIAETQPQSVGIFSSINHLRNTDFMCLDGTAIRNLELLYSMSSGKTENSLLSVMDGTKTPMGARTLRQWLIKPLIDTVKIKERQKKVGFFIEDSIIRKEIREKLKNVSDIERIAARISSSSANPREISALKDSLRVINGIAAILNSDEKLNALKDKNDIIIKKIEDTLVEEPSVSLKDGNVIKSSVSAVLDELRRLSTDTKTYISNLETKERQNSAINNLKIGYTSIFGYYIEISKANIPLAPKHYIRKQTLANCERYITEELKELESKILSSQEKILRLESELFNILRQELATCCNDILKTSHAVAEIDIFCGFAQNALDYNYTCPEINDGTDLNIQEGRHPVVERILKSGEFVANDTDFKCESSRIMILTGPNMSGKSTYLRQNALIAIMAQVGSYVPAKAATIGVIDRIFTRIGAGDNLAGGESTFMVEMTETANILNQYTFRSLIILDEVGRGTSTYDGMSIAWAVIEYFADEKREANLGAKVLFATHYFELTELSKKYKSVINFSVDVKEWNGDVVFLHKIKEGSADRSYGIHVAKIAGIPHKVIERANSVLRELEKKRVEPSKLNESAQIEFFCAAEPQILIELKKLDIDNMSPMEAFKILSEWKEKYK from the coding sequence ATGACTCCTCTGATGCAGCAATACTGGAGCATAAAATCCGAATATACGGGGATCATTTTGTTTTTTCGTTTAGGTGATTTCTATGAAATGTTCGGTGATGACGCCGTCAAGGCCTCTCCGGTTATGGAAGTGGTGCTTACTCAGCGCGCGGGGATGCCCATGTGCGGAGTTCCACATCATTCCGTCAACACATATATTAGAAAACTGATAAATAAAGGGCATAAAGTTGCAGTCTGTGAACAGATAGAAGAGGCTGGAGCATCTAAAGGCATAGTCAAAAGAAGCGTTGCAAAAGTTATCACGCCCGGCACTGTTCTTGAAGATACTTTGCTTGAATCGAAAAAAAACAATTATTTAATGTCCGTATATTTTGACGAAAATACTTTTTCGGGAGCTTTTGCCGCGGCGGATATTTCCACCGGAGATTTCTTTGTTTCAGAATGCTCTTTAAAAACTCTTGAATCGGAAATTTCAAAGTATAATCCCGGAGAAATCGTCATAAATTCAAAAAATCTTTTAAATCCTTATATTGCTCAGTATGTTGAAAAACTTAAAATTCCCGTATCGGAAGTTGAAGAGAAATATTTTGATTTTCCTTCGGGAATGCAAAAAATTCAAAAGACGTTTGGCCCAAATTCCGTTAAATCGTTTGGGCTTGACAAAAAAGAAATCGTCTCGGCCTGTGCGGCGGTTTTAAATTATATAGCTGAAACTCAACCTCAGTCGGTTGGAATATTTTCTTCGATAAATCATCTAAGGAATACGGATTTCATGTGTCTTGATGGCACGGCTATAAGAAATTTGGAACTGCTCTATTCGATGTCTTCAGGAAAAACGGAAAACTCTCTTCTATCGGTAATGGATGGCACTAAAACACCTATGGGCGCCAGAACCTTAAGGCAGTGGCTTATAAAACCTCTTATAGACACGGTTAAAATCAAAGAAAGGCAAAAAAAGGTAGGCTTTTTTATCGAAGATAGCATTATACGCAAAGAGATACGCGAAAAATTAAAAAACGTTTCCGACATAGAAAGAATTGCCGCCCGCATATCTTCGTCTTCGGCCAATCCCAGAGAGATATCGGCGTTAAAAGATTCTTTGCGTGTAATAAATGGAATCGCCGCAATATTAAATAGCGATGAAAAACTGAATGCGCTTAAAGATAAAAATGATATTATAATTAAAAAAATAGAAGATACTTTAGTTGAAGAACCGTCCGTTTCATTAAAAGACGGCAATGTAATAAAAAGTTCCGTAAGCGCCGTGCTTGACGAATTACGCAGGCTTTCTACAGACACAAAAACGTATATATCGAATCTCGAAACAAAAGAGAGACAGAACAGCGCAATCAATAATCTGAAAATTGGTTACACTTCTATTTTTGGATACTATATCGAAATTTCAAAAGCAAATATACCTCTTGCCCCAAAACACTATATAAGAAAACAGACTCTTGCAAACTGCGAAAGATATATAACAGAAGAGCTTAAAGAGCTTGAATCCAAAATTTTATCTTCTCAGGAAAAAATTTTAAGATTGGAAAGCGAGCTTTTCAATATTTTAAGGCAAGAACTTGCGACATGCTGCAACGATATTTTAAAAACTTCCCATGCAGTAGCCGAGATCGACATCTTCTGCGGCTTTGCCCAAAACGCTCTTGATTACAATTATACATGCCCTGAAATCAACGATGGGACCGACTTAAATATTCAGGAGGGGAGACATCCTGTAGTAGAACGCATTTTAAAATCTGGAGAATTCGTCGCCAACGACACTGATTTTAAATGTGAAAGTTCACGCATAATGATTTTGACGGGTCCTAATATGTCCGGAAAATCCACATATTTAAGGCAAAACGCTTTGATAGCTATAATGGCGCAGGTGGGTTCGTACGTTCCGGCAAAAGCTGCCACAATCGGAGTAATCGACAGAATTTTCACAAGAATTGGAGCCGGCGATAATCTTGCCGGCGGAGAATCGACTTTTATGGTTGAAATGACCGAAACGGCAAATATATTAAACCAATATACTTTCAGAAGCTTGATAATTCTCGATGAAGTCGGAAGGGGAACTTCTACTTATGATGGAATGTCTATAGCATGGGCGGTCATCGAGTATTTTGCCGATGAAAAACGTGAGGCAAATTTGGGTGCAAAAGTGCTGTTTGCCACGCATTATTTTGAACTTACAGAACTTTCAAAAAAATATAAAAGCGTTATCAATTTCAGCGTGGACGTAAAAGAGTGGAATGGTGATGTGGTGTTTCTTCATAAAATAAAAGAGGGCAGTGCGGACAGATCTTACGGCATACATGTTGCGAAAATAGCGGGAATACCGCACAAAGTTATAGAGCGGGCGAACTCCGTTCTCAGAGAACTTGAAAAAAAACGCGTAGAACCTTCAAAGCTTAACGAAAGTGCACAAATAGAGTTTTTCTGTGCAGCAGAACCCCAAATTTTGATAGAATTAAAAAAGTTGGATATTGATAACATGAGCCCTATGGAAGCATTTAAAATTTTGAGTGAATGGAAGGAGAAATATAAATAA
- a CDS encoding PilZ domain-containing protein: protein MVEKRKNRRMPIIKQFGEPMMIQMEGKSVPGVILDLSADGVSMITYAYIPVGTEICMTIDLPMLKTRPMSGKIIWTMSKGDMWRIGIYIGTMDTLDAKYINRMAIDFNDCENKISLGVPDVCIKRCSYHQICEKPQKI from the coding sequence ATGGTTGAAAAAAGAAAAAACCGCAGAATGCCAATTATCAAACAATTTGGAGAGCCCATGATGATACAGATGGAAGGTAAATCTGTTCCAGGTGTGATTTTAGATTTATCGGCCGACGGGGTTTCAATGATAACTTATGCCTATATTCCAGTTGGCACAGAAATCTGCATGACCATAGATCTTCCTATGCTGAAAACAAGACCCATGAGCGGAAAGATCATATGGACTATGTCGAAAGGCGATATGTGGCGCATTGGGATTTACATCGGCACTATGGATACGCTCGATGCAAAATATATCAACAGAATGGCCATAGATTTCAATGACTGCGAAAACAAAATTTCGCTCGGCGTGCCTGATGTATGCATAAAAAGATGTTCGTATCATCAAATTTGCGAAAAACCGCAAAAGATATAA
- the murJ gene encoding murein biosynthesis integral membrane protein MurJ yields MEKEHKQLTKNAGKTAFGTMLSRILGYIRDMLVANLFGAGIFADAFYAAFRIPNLFRRLLGEGSFSAAFIPVFSEYLNTKEKSETQKFLNAVFTALFLVLLIVSVLGMFFAPVLVKIIAWGFTNDPEKMQLTIELTRLMFPFILFICLAAFLLAVLNTLYSFFLPALAPSALSVCEIFYILAFAPLFSAESQIKGLAVSVIAGGTIHFLIQYPKLKNLGWNLKFNFNLKHPGIKKIAFLMIPSLIGLSVDQINSFVDTICASFLDGGSITALYYSNRVMQLPLAIFGLAFASVSLPAMSKAYAQKDMTMLKNSLNYSIRFTVFVLLPAAAGLMAVGLPIIRLLFEHGKFDFSASLITNKALFFYSIGLPAYAMAKIFANAFYAFQDTRTPVKTAIWAMILHVILCIILMYPMGVSGLALATALASYFNMFLLILYLRKRIGKLGLMKIIFSGLRASVAAVATAAAAWYACKVSDTIFISVPAAVFAGIIAFLVISKLFKSEELNALFQIFKRKTVQGD; encoded by the coding sequence GTGGAAAAGGAACATAAACAGCTTACCAAAAACGCGGGAAAAACGGCTTTCGGCACAATGCTTTCAAGAATACTCGGCTATATCAGAGATATGCTTGTCGCTAACTTATTCGGCGCCGGAATTTTTGCAGATGCTTTTTATGCGGCGTTCCGCATACCGAATCTTTTTAGAAGGCTTTTAGGCGAAGGCTCTTTTTCTGCGGCTTTCATTCCGGTATTCAGCGAATATCTTAACACGAAAGAAAAAAGCGAAACTCAAAAATTCTTAAATGCCGTTTTTACGGCTTTATTTTTGGTTTTGCTTATAGTGTCCGTTCTTGGAATGTTCTTTGCACCCGTGCTTGTAAAAATAATAGCATGGGGATTTACAAATGATCCTGAAAAAATGCAGCTTACCATAGAACTTACAAGGCTAATGTTTCCTTTCATTTTGTTTATATGTCTTGCCGCTTTTCTTCTTGCAGTTTTAAATACATTATATTCTTTCTTTTTGCCGGCGTTGGCGCCGTCTGCTTTAAGTGTTTGTGAAATATTTTATATTTTGGCTTTTGCTCCGCTGTTTAGTGCTGAAAGCCAGATAAAAGGTCTTGCTGTAAGCGTCATCGCGGGCGGAACTATTCACTTTCTTATACAATATCCAAAACTTAAAAATTTAGGTTGGAATCTAAAATTTAATTTTAATTTAAAACATCCCGGCATAAAAAAAATAGCTTTTCTGATGATACCTTCACTTATAGGTCTTTCCGTAGACCAAATAAACAGTTTTGTCGATACGATATGTGCTTCTTTTCTTGACGGCGGCTCGATAACGGCTTTATATTATTCCAATAGGGTTATGCAGCTTCCACTTGCGATTTTTGGTCTTGCTTTTGCAAGTGTATCTTTGCCGGCAATGTCAAAAGCATATGCTCAAAAAGATATGACAATGCTGAAAAATTCTTTAAACTATTCGATACGTTTCACGGTTTTTGTGCTTCTTCCTGCTGCGGCAGGATTAATGGCTGTAGGTCTGCCAATTATACGCTTATTGTTTGAGCACGGCAAATTTGATTTTTCCGCGTCTTTAATAACAAACAAAGCACTGTTTTTTTATTCCATAGGACTCCCCGCATATGCGATGGCAAAGATTTTTGCCAATGCTTTTTATGCTTTTCAGGACACGCGCACTCCGGTAAAAACTGCCATCTGGGCAATGATACTTCACGTTATTTTGTGTATAATTTTAATGTATCCTATGGGAGTGAGCGGGCTTGCTCTTGCCACGGCTTTAGCATCGTATTTTAATATGTTTTTGCTTATACTCTATTTAAGGAAACGGATAGGCAAACTTGGCCTGATGAAAATAATATTTTCAGGGTTAAGAGCGTCGGTCGCGGCTGTGGCTACGGCAGCCGCCGCATGGTATGCCTGCAAAGTGTCCGATACGATTTTTATATCGGTTCCCGCAGCCGTATTTGCGGGAATTATCGCGTTTTTAGTGATATCAAAACTGTTTAAATCTGAAGAATTAAATGCTCTTTTTCAAATATTTAAGAGAAAAACAGTTCAAGGAGATTAA
- a CDS encoding excinuclease ABC subunit UvrC, whose product MRDGIGNIIYIGKAISLKDRISSYFHADINSKAAAIISAMRKIDYILCVSENEALIVERQLINKVKPYFNAMWKDDKSYPYIKLTNEDFPRLFITRKKLKDAALYFGPYPQAFYMKKLVRWLSKLFKMRTCKLEFSEDKSPDEKKVKSCIYFHTEMCPGPCMGKISSQKYKDSTKDIELFLNGKFKKLEDEWESKMYELSSKMEFEQAKELRDRIFAVRSMGERVMITKITKEDIEKSVERTDSISELKQVLGLKHMPVAIEGFDNSNMQGTNAVSSMVRFLNGLPDKKNYRRFKVKTVIGADDFATMREVVLRRYSGLIRRNEKMPDLILIDGGKGQLEAAKSALDEMQLPLPLISIAKRNEEIFMPHKDKPLILSRHSPALRLLQSVRDEAHRFAITYHRKLREKII is encoded by the coding sequence ATGCGTGATGGAATCGGGAACATAATATATATAGGTAAAGCGATAAGTCTTAAAGACAGGATTTCGTCTTACTTTCACGCAGATATAAATTCAAAAGCTGCGGCAATAATATCGGCGATGCGTAAAATAGATTACATTTTGTGCGTTTCTGAAAATGAAGCTTTGATAGTTGAAAGGCAGCTTATCAACAAAGTTAAGCCGTATTTCAATGCAATGTGGAAAGACGATAAATCTTATCCTTATATAAAGCTGACAAATGAGGATTTTCCAAGACTTTTTATAACTAGAAAAAAGCTTAAAGACGCTGCTTTGTATTTCGGGCCGTATCCGCAGGCTTTCTATATGAAAAAACTTGTCCGCTGGTTGTCAAAACTTTTTAAAATGCGTACATGCAAGTTAGAATTTTCAGAAGACAAGTCTCCGGATGAAAAAAAAGTAAAGTCATGCATATATTTTCACACAGAAATGTGTCCGGGCCCCTGTATGGGTAAAATTTCTTCGCAGAAATATAAAGATTCCACAAAAGACATCGAGCTCTTTTTAAATGGAAAATTTAAAAAGCTTGAAGATGAATGGGAAAGTAAGATGTACGAACTGAGCTCAAAAATGGAATTTGAACAAGCAAAAGAATTGCGCGACAGGATCTTTGCCGTTCGTTCAATGGGGGAAAGAGTTATGATAACGAAAATTACGAAAGAAGACATAGAAAAATCCGTTGAAAGAACTGACAGCATCAGCGAACTTAAACAGGTTTTAGGACTCAAACATATGCCTGTGGCAATAGAAGGTTTTGACAATTCAAACATGCAAGGAACAAACGCTGTTTCTTCTATGGTAAGATTTCTTAACGGGCTGCCTGACAAGAAAAATTACAGAAGGTTTAAAGTTAAAACAGTAATCGGAGCGGATGATTTTGCTACAATGCGGGAAGTGGTTTTGCGCAGATATTCTGGACTGATAAGAAGAAACGAGAAAATGCCGGATCTCATTTTAATTGATGGAGGCAAAGGACAGCTTGAAGCAGCAAAAAGTGCTCTTGACGAAATGCAGCTTCCTCTTCCTTTAATTTCTATCGCAAAAAGAAATGAGGAAATATTTATGCCACATAAAGACAAACCACTCATATTAAGCAGACATTCTCCCGCTTTAAGGCTTTTACAATCTGTAAGAGACGAAGCGCATAGATTTGCCATAACGTATCACAGAAAACTTAGAGAGAAAATAATATGA